One window from the genome of Deinococcus aerolatus encodes:
- a CDS encoding ABC transporter substrate-binding protein, which produces MIRVVPLLSAALLLSATALAAPRTLDQITASGTLRLGTEAAFPPFNFYEGKALMGFEVDLGNALGQALGLKVEWVVQPFDNLLISLNQGRFDAVVASHAITPARQKAVDFLPPHYCSAVNIVARAGGPLTRQALAGKTVGTQVGTAQIPVLKAIPGIRDVRTYPNDQAVLAALQSGRVDAWTSNGPVVAYMLKTTGQTGKFLIGQAISNERNAGAVARGNAALHGAMSGALVNLLEDGTYARLSDKWFGQDIRCK; this is translated from the coding sequence ATGATCCGAGTTGTCCCCCTGCTGAGTGCTGCCCTGCTGCTGTCCGCCACCGCGCTGGCCGCCCCGCGCACCCTGGACCAGATCACGGCGTCGGGAACGCTGCGGCTGGGTACCGAGGCTGCCTTTCCGCCCTTCAACTTCTACGAGGGCAAGGCGCTGATGGGCTTTGAGGTGGACCTGGGCAACGCGCTGGGGCAGGCGCTGGGCCTGAAGGTGGAGTGGGTGGTGCAGCCCTTCGACAACCTGCTGATCTCGCTCAACCAGGGGCGTTTCGACGCCGTGGTGGCCTCCCACGCAATCACGCCCGCGCGGCAGAAGGCGGTGGACTTTCTGCCGCCGCACTACTGCTCCGCAGTCAATATTGTGGCCAGGGCGGGCGGCCCCCTGACCCGGCAGGCGCTGGCTGGCAAGACGGTGGGAACGCAGGTGGGCACCGCACAGATTCCGGTGCTGAAGGCCATTCCCGGCATCCGGGACGTGCGGACCTACCCCAATGACCAGGCCGTCCTGGCGGCGCTGCAGTCGGGCCGGGTGGACGCCTGGACCAGCAACGGCCCGGTTGTTGCCTACATGCTCAAGACGACGGGCCAGACCGGCAAGTTCCTGATCGGCCAGGCCATCAGCAACGAGCGCAACGCCGGGGCCGTCGCCAGGGGCAATGCGGCCCTGCACGGGGCCATGAGCGGCGCACTCGTGAACCTGCTGGAAGACGGCACCTACGCCAGACTGTCGGACAAGTGGTTCGGGCAGGACATCCGCTGCAAGTAG
- a CDS encoding AIM24 family protein — protein sequence MSHMQLVQEQKGDGLTFRIHALTHVTRYSASSDGELAETRVMDGRFTVEAQLHGSGVLIEPGAFQYSHGNIQAKVEQQAKGGFLSRAIATAGTGESAFATRFTGQGKVWTEPTRKHFIIAESSGAKGDDMILDDKAFYMAQDTMQLGTHTHTSIAGALSGNGLRQPKLSGKGIFVVESPVPVSEVEVIELSGSDSLIVDGDLMLMYSASLNVELRPLVRGLRNAMRSGEGLVFMISGQGSVFLTPTHRNLSAATL from the coding sequence ATGAGCCACATGCAACTGGTGCAGGAGCAGAAAGGCGACGGCCTGACGTTTCGGATTCACGCGCTGACCCACGTGACCCGGTATTCGGCGTCCTCGGACGGTGAGCTGGCCGAGACGCGCGTGATGGACGGGCGCTTCACGGTGGAAGCGCAGCTGCACGGCTCCGGCGTGCTGATCGAGCCGGGTGCTTTTCAGTACAGCCACGGCAACATCCAGGCCAAGGTGGAGCAGCAGGCCAAGGGCGGCTTTCTCAGCCGGGCCATCGCCACGGCGGGTACTGGCGAGAGTGCGTTCGCCACCCGCTTCACCGGCCAGGGCAAGGTCTGGACCGAGCCGACGCGCAAGCACTTCATCATCGCGGAGTCCAGCGGGGCCAAGGGCGACGACATGATTCTGGACGACAAGGCGTTCTACATGGCCCAGGACACCATGCAGCTGGGGACCCACACCCACACTTCCATCGCCGGGGCATTGTCGGGCAACGGGCTGCGCCAGCCCAAGCTGTCGGGCAAGGGCATCTTCGTGGTGGAGTCCCCGGTGCCGGTCTCGGAGGTGGAGGTGATCGAGCTGAGCGGGAGCGACAGCCTGATCGTGGACGGCGACCTGATGCTGATGTACAGCGCCTCGCTGAACGTGGAACTGCGCCCGCTGGTGCGCGGGCTGCGCAACGCCATGCGCAGCGGTGAGGGGCTGGTGTTCATGATCAGCGGCCAGGGCAGCGTGTTCCTGACGCCCACCCACCGCAACCTCTCGGCCGCCACGCTGTAG